In Pithys albifrons albifrons isolate INPA30051 chromosome 6, PitAlb_v1, whole genome shotgun sequence, a single genomic region encodes these proteins:
- the FJX1 gene encoding four-jointed box protein 1, with product MKRARRAAPGPLPVLGLLFLGALPGLWTVLLRWEAAAQPEPRPPAGPPPGRWGWGRSPVEQGQPGGGGQKTFRTLLAVPPAAAGREERGGEEQFAVSGLQLPAATASPVERGIFWSRELEEQVPPGFAAEEAAAWLSAARAARVSSLERGGCGRSSNRLARLSDGSRACVRYGINPEQIQGEALSYHLAGVLGMQERLPPMVLALVEARGRQWEPVREELRGSHWTEGAVVSLTRWVDNLTAVVAPAPWGAESGAGRRLQSLSARELGGLPPSQLVELVQWSDLILFDYLTANFDRLVSNLFSLQWDPRVMRRATSNLLRAPDGGLVFMDNEAGMVHGYRLLAMWDPYNEPLLRSVCVFREGTARRVAELHRRRSAAAELRRRYRAREPLWARLGFLSERQAELLQARVDFVHRHIAHCRAQAAVL from the coding sequence ATGAAGCGGGCGAGGCGGGCCGCGCCGGGCCCCCTACccgtgctggggctgctgtttCTGGGCGCCCTGCCGGGGCTCTGGACGGTGCTGCTGCGGTGGGAGGCGGCGGCGCAGCCGGAGCCGCGCCCgcccgcggggccgcccccggGGCGCTGGGGCTGGGGACGCTCCCCGGTGGAGCAGGGCCagcccggcggcggcgggcagAAAACTTTCCGGACGCTACTGGCAGTGCcgccggcggcggcgggacgGGAGGAGCGGGGCGGCGAAGAGCAGTTCGCTGTGAGTGGCTTGCAGCTGCCAGCCGCCACTGCCTCTCCGGTGGAGCGGGGCATCTTCTGGAGCCgtgagctggaggagcaggtgCCGCCGGGCTTCGcggcagaggaggcagcagcgTGGCTCTCGgccgcccgcgccgcccgcGTGTCCTCGCTGGAGCGGGGCGGCTGCGGGCGCAGCTCCAACCGGCTGGCGCGGCTGTCGGACGGGAGCCGCGCCTGCGTCCGCTACGGCATCAACCCGGAGCAGATCCAGGGCGAGGCGCTCTCGTACCACCTGGCCGGGGTGCTGGGCATGCAGGAGCGCCTGCCGCCCATGGTCCTCGCCCTGGTGGAGGCCCGCGGGCGACAGTGGGAGCCGGTGCGGGAGGAGCTGCGAGGCTCGCATTGGACTGAGGGCGCCGTGGTCAGCCTGACCCGCTGGGTGGACAATCTCACCGCCGTGGTGGCACCTGCGCCCTGGGGCGCCGAGTCGGGCGCCGGCCGGCGGCTGCAGTCGCTGTCGGCGAGAGAGCTGGGCGGGCTGCCGCCGTCGCAGCTGGTGGAGCTGGTGCAGTGGAGCGATCTGATCCTCTTCGACTACCTGACGGCAAACTTCGACCGCCTGGTCAGCAACCTCTTCAGCTTGCAGTGGGATCCGCGGGTGATGCGCCGTGCCACTAGCAACCTGCTCCGCGCCCCCGACGGCGGGCTCGTCTTCATGGACAACGAGGCGGGGATGGTGCACGGCTACCGCCTCCTCGCCATGTGGGACCCCTACAACGAGCCACTGCTGCGCTCCGTCTGCGTGTTCCGCGAGGGCACGGCGCGCCGTGTCGCGGAGCTGCACCGCCGCCGTAGCGCCGCCGCCGAGCTGCGCCGCCGCTACCGGGCGCGGGAGCCGCTCTGGGCGCGCCTCGGCTTCCTCTCGGAGCGCCAGGCCGAGCTGCTGCAGGCCCGCGTCGACTTCGTGCACCGCCACATCGCCCACTGCCGCGCACAGGCCGCCGTGCTCTGA